The following proteins come from a genomic window of Pararhodobacter sp.:
- a CDS encoding nucleoside triphosphate pyrophosphatase: MTILTLASSSSIRAKLLRNAGLDFEVKPARIDEASITESLRSEGATPHDIADALAEHKALRTANRDPTALVLGCDQLLECEGQLYQKPETPEDALRQLSELRGKTHRLHTAAVLFAQRQPVWRHVSTPRLTMRTCSDGFLERYVADNWDNIRHCVGCYQIEGPGIRLFSRIEGDLFAIQGLPLLELLSILIQRKDIPG; the protein is encoded by the coding sequence ATGACAATCCTCACCTTGGCGTCCAGTTCATCAATCCGCGCGAAACTTTTGCGCAACGCTGGCCTAGATTTCGAGGTCAAACCTGCGCGCATCGACGAAGCCTCCATCACTGAGTCGCTCCGATCCGAAGGTGCCACCCCCCATGATATCGCCGATGCGCTCGCCGAGCATAAAGCCCTGCGCACCGCCAACCGCGACCCCACCGCCCTGGTCCTGGGCTGCGATCAACTCCTCGAATGCGAGGGGCAACTTTATCAAAAACCCGAAACCCCCGAGGATGCACTTCGGCAACTTTCTGAACTTCGGGGCAAAACCCACCGCCTGCACACGGCTGCTGTTCTTTTTGCGCAGCGGCAGCCCGTCTGGCGCCACGTTTCGACCCCGCGCCTGACGATGCGCACATGTTCCGATGGTTTTCTTGAACGCTATGTGGCTGACAACTGGGATAATATCCGCCATTGTGTCGGGTGCTATCAGATCGAAGGCCCCGGCATCCGCTTGTTTTCCAGGATCGAAGGCGATCTCTTCGCCATCCAGGGACTACCGCTGCTCGAACTCTTGTCCATCTTGATCCAACGCAAGGACATCCCCGGATGA
- a CDS encoding shikimate dehydrogenase — protein MTPPLRLAAVIGDPIAHSRSPKLHGHWLQRYEIPGHYVPLHITAQDFPEALHLLPRMGFVGANVTIPHKLNALALADHATPLARRIGAANTLTFTNQGIEADNTDAFGFAQNIANAVPGWSPRRVSVIGAGGANRAVLAALLDLGTTEIRLTNRSPQRALDLAAEFGAPISVVSWSERSDMLDGCDTLINGTSLGMTGNPALDIDLSRLPTDAVVNDLVYAPLETPLLAQARARGNTCVDGLGMLLFQAAPGFERWFGRKPTVDATLRQAVLGT, from the coding sequence ATGACACCGCCACTTCGCCTCGCTGCCGTCATCGGTGACCCCATCGCGCACAGCCGCTCGCCAAAGCTGCATGGTCATTGGCTGCAACGCTACGAAATCCCCGGCCACTATGTGCCGTTGCACATCACGGCCCAGGATTTCCCCGAAGCTCTGCACCTACTGCCCCGCATGGGGTTTGTCGGCGCGAATGTCACCATTCCCCACAAACTCAACGCCCTCGCCCTGGCCGACCACGCGACTCCCCTCGCCCGTCGTATCGGTGCCGCAAACACCCTCACCTTCACCAACCAAGGCATCGAGGCTGACAACACCGACGCCTTTGGTTTTGCCCAGAACATTGCCAATGCCGTCCCCGGCTGGTCACCCCGCCGCGTCTCGGTGATCGGCGCTGGCGGCGCCAATCGGGCGGTCCTCGCCGCCCTCCTGGATCTCGGCACCACAGAAATCCGCCTGACCAACCGCTCCCCCCAACGCGCCCTCGATCTTGCCGCCGAATTTGGTGCACCGATCAGCGTTGTTTCGTGGTCCGAACGCTCCGACATGCTGGACGGCTGCGATACGCTGATCAACGGCACCTCGCTGGGCATGACCGGCAACCCCGCGCTCGATATCGACCTCAGCCGCCTTCCCACCGATGCCGTGGTCAATGACCTCGTCTATGCCCCACTTGAAACGCCGCTCCTCGCGCAGGCCCGCGCCCGTGGCAACACCTGCGTCGATGGCCTTGGTATGCTCTTGTTTCAGGCCGCACCTGGGTTCGAGCGTTGGTTTGGCCGCAAACCCACCGTCGATGCCACCCTTCGCCAAGCGGTGCTGGGCACATGA
- the coaE gene encoding dephospho-CoA kinase (Dephospho-CoA kinase (CoaE) performs the final step in coenzyme A biosynthesis.) produces MSFILGLTGSIGMGKSTTTGFFRDAGIPVWDADAAVHAMYAKGGAAVAPLAATHPDAIQDGAVNRAALRDWIAQVPTALTQIEAIVHPLVAQDRAAFIAQHADAPLIVLDIPLLFEGGGEKALDATLVVSAPADVQRARVLARPGMTEAHFQTILSKQMPDAEKRARATYVIETTSLEQTRADVLDLINRLTGGQSDA; encoded by the coding sequence ATGAGCTTCATCCTTGGCCTCACCGGCTCGATCGGCATGGGCAAATCCACCACCACGGGCTTCTTTCGCGACGCGGGCATCCCGGTCTGGGACGCTGACGCCGCCGTCCACGCGATGTATGCCAAAGGCGGCGCTGCCGTTGCTCCCCTCGCAGCAACCCATCCTGATGCCATTCAGGACGGTGCCGTCAACCGCGCCGCGCTGCGTGACTGGATCGCCCAAGTCCCGACAGCCCTGACGCAAATCGAGGCCATCGTTCACCCGCTCGTTGCCCAGGACCGCGCCGCTTTCATCGCGCAACACGCGGATGCCCCGCTGATCGTCCTCGACATCCCGCTCCTGTTCGAGGGCGGTGGCGAAAAAGCCCTCGACGCCACACTCGTCGTTTCTGCCCCTGCAGATGTACAGCGTGCCCGCGTACTCGCCCGCCCCGGCATGACCGAGGCGCATTTTCAGACCATCCTCTCCAAACAAATGCCGGACGCTGAAAAACGCGCCCGCGCCACCTATGTGATCGAGACGACAAGCCTTGAACAAACCCGCGCCGATGTGCTCGACTTGATCAATCGCCTGACCGGAGGCCAATCAGATGCGTGA
- the dnaQ gene encoding DNA polymerase III subunit epsilon, translating into MREIVLDTETTGFEPSQGDRLVEIGAIELLNQMPTGRTYHQYINPERSMPADAFAVHGLGDEFLRKQPRFAEVVDAFLAFIEGGRLVIHNAAFDMKFLNAELALINRPPLPTETVIDTLTIARQKFPGSPATLDALCRRFDISGFNRELHGALLDSQILAEVYLELMGGRQPDLVLSPQSSRKGSVTGDGSWRPRPRPTPLPARLTAEEAQAHAEFVAKMGDAAIWRTYD; encoded by the coding sequence ATGCGTGAAATCGTCCTCGATACCGAAACCACGGGCTTTGAACCCTCCCAGGGCGACCGCCTTGTCGAGATTGGCGCGATAGAGCTCCTCAACCAGATGCCGACAGGGCGCACCTATCACCAGTACATCAACCCCGAACGCTCCATGCCCGCCGATGCGTTTGCGGTTCACGGGTTGGGCGATGAGTTCCTGCGCAAGCAGCCGCGTTTCGCCGAGGTTGTCGATGCGTTTCTGGCCTTTATCGAGGGCGGCCGTCTGGTCATTCACAACGCTGCCTTTGACATGAAATTCCTCAATGCCGAACTGGCGCTGATCAACCGCCCGCCCCTACCGACCGAAACCGTGATCGACACGCTGACAATTGCCCGCCAAAAATTCCCCGGCTCTCCGGCCACGCTTGATGCCCTGTGCCGCCGGTTCGACATCAGCGGTTTCAACCGCGAACTGCACGGCGCATTGCTCGACAGCCAGATCCTGGCCGAGGTTTATCTCGAACTCATGGGCGGGCGGCAACCGGATCTGGTGCTGTCTCCGCAATCCTCGCGCAAAGGCTCTGTCACAGGCGATGGCTCATGGCGTCCGCGCCCCCGCCCGACACCCTTGCCCGCACGCCTGACCGCAGAAGAAGCCCAGGCCCACGCGGAATTCGTCGCGAAAATGGGCGACGCCGCGATCTGGCGCACCTATGACTGA
- a CDS encoding TIGR03862 family flavoprotein has product MTDAPFALVIGAGPAGLMAADALLSAGLPVMLIEAKPSPARKLLMAGKSGLNITKDEDLDTFLAQYTDAAEWLKPMLSAFGPAQVKDWAQHHGQQIFTGSSGRIFPKTMKASPLLRAWLTDLKQRGLDLRTRWRWVGVGGSNFQFDTPDGRQTLTPKTTVLALGGASWSRLGSDGAWAQILTKYGVPLAPFQPANMGFSVAWSPHMTPHFGSPLKSITLIAGNQAHRGEAILSQRGLEGGGVYAISRTLREGAPLTLDLFPDLDANTIATRLSNRPKGETTTNTLKKGLKLSGARLALVLECARPLPCDPQARGALLKALPIPISGPRPMDEAISTAGGVTRDAVTDTLMLRALPGVFVAGEMLDWEAPTGGYLLTACLATGLWAGQAAAAWLHQHTT; this is encoded by the coding sequence ATGACTGACGCCCCCTTCGCGCTGGTCATCGGCGCCGGGCCTGCGGGGCTGATGGCCGCCGATGCCCTGCTGAGCGCGGGCCTGCCTGTGATGCTGATCGAGGCAAAACCCTCACCGGCCCGCAAACTGCTGATGGCGGGAAAATCGGGCCTCAACATCACCAAGGACGAAGACCTCGACACCTTTCTCGCGCAATACACCGATGCGGCCGAGTGGCTCAAACCCATGCTCTCCGCTTTTGGCCCCGCGCAGGTCAAAGATTGGGCGCAGCACCACGGCCAGCAGATATTCACCGGTTCCTCGGGCCGTATCTTTCCCAAGACGATGAAGGCCTCGCCCCTGTTGCGCGCCTGGCTCACAGACCTCAAACAGCGGGGCCTCGACCTGCGCACCCGTTGGCGCTGGGTGGGTGTTGGTGGCAGTAATTTCCAATTCGACACCCCAGACGGCCGCCAAACCCTGACCCCAAAAACCACGGTTCTGGCCCTTGGCGGCGCAAGCTGGTCGCGGCTGGGCTCGGATGGCGCTTGGGCGCAAATCCTGACCAAATACGGCGTGCCCCTCGCGCCTTTCCAACCCGCCAACATGGGGTTCAGCGTCGCGTGGTCGCCCCACATGACCCCGCATTTCGGCTCACCGCTCAAATCCATCACCTTGATCGCGGGCAATCAAGCCCATCGCGGCGAGGCGATCCTGTCGCAACGTGGGCTCGAGGGGGGCGGTGTCTACGCCATCAGCCGCACGCTCCGAGAGGGCGCACCGCTCACCCTGGATTTGTTTCCAGACCTTGACGCCAACACAATTGCGACCCGCCTGTCAAACCGCCCAAAAGGCGAGACCACGACCAACACGTTGAAAAAAGGGCTGAAATTGTCCGGTGCCCGGCTGGCCCTGGTGCTTGAATGTGCGCGCCCCTTGCCCTGTGACCCGCAAGCCCGCGGCGCCCTGCTCAAAGCCCTGCCGATTCCCATTTCCGGCCCGCGCCCGATGGACGAGGCCATTTCGACCGCCGGCGGCGTTACCCGCGATGCGGTCACCGACACCCTGATGCTGCGGGCACTGCCCGGTGTGTTTGTGGCCGGTGAAATGCTTGATTGGGAAGCCCCGACCGGCGGCTATCTTCTCACGGCCTGCCTTGCGACCGGTCTTTGGGCAGGCCAGGCCGCCGCCGCTTGGTTACATCAACACACCACTTAG
- a CDS encoding 4'-phosphopantetheinyl transferase family protein yields the protein MTAGLTQERRRPSPLALAAAVFGDQARLGCVEIRAAEMSGLHALEAARVEKAVPSRQREFAAGRQAARIAMAADLAVPMATDRAPIWPAGISGSITHAGGWALAVVSGSDRLIGIDLEVDEPLPMAVFETVLTPAERDWIRLQPDPAHWARVIFCVKECAYKAQYPRSGQLFGFEMFETALDVKSGAFTATFQATAAPFDKGDRLWGRFSRRDGFVLSGVLM from the coding sequence GTGACTGCTGGCCTGACACAAGAGCGCCGCCGCCCGTCGCCTTTGGCGTTGGCGGCGGCTGTTTTTGGCGATCAGGCGCGCCTTGGCTGTGTTGAAATCCGGGCGGCTGAGATGTCCGGTTTGCACGCGCTCGAGGCGGCGCGTGTGGAAAAAGCCGTTCCATCCCGGCAGCGCGAGTTTGCGGCGGGGCGACAGGCGGCGCGGATCGCGATGGCGGCGGATCTTGCGGTTCCGATGGCGACGGATCGCGCGCCGATTTGGCCCGCAGGTATTTCAGGGTCGATCACCCATGCGGGTGGTTGGGCGCTGGCGGTTGTATCAGGGTCTGATCGGCTGATCGGGATTGATCTGGAAGTTGATGAGCCGCTGCCAATGGCGGTGTTCGAGACGGTTTTGACGCCAGCCGAACGAGATTGGATCAGGTTGCAGCCGGACCCTGCGCATTGGGCGCGGGTGATCTTTTGTGTCAAGGAATGTGCCTATAAGGCGCAATACCCACGCTCGGGCCAGCTATTTGGCTTCGAGATGTTCGAGACTGCGCTGGATGTGAAAAGTGGCGCGTTCACCGCGACATTTCAGGCGACGGCGGCGCCCTTTGACAAGGGCGATCGGCTGTGGGGGCGGTTTTCGCGACGGGATGGGTTTGTGCTAAGTGGTGTGTTGATGTAA